The genome window cagagtaagggccctgggtcatgtcagattcagcactaaatatattcctcgtacaagcatgaatcatttcggcgtactgtgagatgtgagaaacCCCTaatggcgacttcgtgtaactttatcttgtctgcccagctgctgcctatattgtccctttaagtatCTGTGTCTCGTGGGTTTCCGGGCAAAAACAACAACTCGTGATAGTTGcagttacaaatacatgtacagactcGTGCAGTTTTCGTATTGTAATATCATGGCCCCTGTCCATCGTTGCAATTGCtatatatacagggtggtccagaaaaaacgcaaccttTACTTCGTCTACCAGGGGATAAAACCATAAAATGTCAGTGGCTGGGGAATCGTTCTCGGagaggaatgataccaagatcgcccgatttggttcagtagtttttgttttagagcctATTTTGTGAAGCACAGACAGGCTTCATTCGCGCATAGGAAATATCGAACTGCACCGGTAAATTCAACTTAGTAAGTAGGTGGGTTAAATGTAAGGTATAATACTGGTATAAGATAATGTCGATAAGGCCCCTAGTGACCATTTTCAACTGAGTAAAGGTCGTGTTAGCATTGCCAGGCCGCAGCACACCACCCAGATGTTtgtaacctacaacagaagAGTTCGGTTTCCCTGCATTGAATCTGGCCAAGGGATTCCaaccttgcttcacaaaaacgtctctacaacaaaaactactgagCGGAGTcggtcgatcttggtatcattcttcttctgGAAATATTCCACATTCACtggtatcaatggttttaaccccctggtcgTAAAAGTATCTGGTTGCGTTTTTTTCTGGTCCACcctgtacatatatatatatacatgttacCAAGTATAGatctcatctacatgtatactttaTGATACCTGCGGAAGAGTTGCCAGTCCTGGAAAATTTACATAGCCAGCTACTCATTATTTAGTCACGACTTTTCTTTGAGAGCATGTTTTGTCAACAGACATCAAGCGCAATTCGAACAAATACTTGGGTTTCGCACGCCTTACGACCACTgcagtaagccagtgtatgtatAGATCTGGCTGGACATtagaagtgagaaactagagtatataacCCGTCACCCATGTCGTTCTGAGCTTTGCAGGCTGAGACGGACtgtttcatttctctgttgtctgcctttgtcaaatatgaacacatcaatttcttccattatctcctggtgtcatttcggctcatcttctgtgcgacaagcgcctggttgTGCTGTGACGGGTGACATATATTGATAGCGAATTACACAGTCATGTCAGTCCCCAAGTCCGTTTCTGCGGGGTGcaaacactacatgtatacgcCCAATCTATAATTGGCGCCTCTTGGGAACGGAGACGAAATCAATAAAGGACGCGTTGCCCTCCTGGTGTGCGATAAAATATTGGCATCTGCTCATTGATGTTTAAAAATGAGGAACTGGGAACGCTGCTTTGCCATTATTATCTTGCGAAGGCCCATACGAGTACGATGTACGAGGctctttcaaattgaaaaaatggtgaaaactgAAAGGAAAACACGaaatttagtacatgtatatgcaaaatTCGAAGAATGCGAAATGCTAAATCTAATCAGAGCACCTCGGGTATACATTTGGAATGATCTTGCATTTGGCATTTGGCATGGCATCTCACATTTTGTACTTGGTGTGAGCCATTTATATGCTTGCTattataggaagtgactatttggcaagcccggctcaccaaacagcgccttttttctgcccaagatggagagccgaactcatgcatattcaaccatccaggagctcattatcattcgtggcaacacggtcagcaacactggagttacagtgaaacgcctttagaaatgcacactaatgcatttaacatgcttatcagttaaatcacgtttatgactttttttgtaaatccatacagtcatgtacatgtacatgcttcttcatggattattgaccaaaacctgagtttagtaacagaaattgaatcgagagcgggaagtcggccattgctaaatatgcgcatataaattcgaacatgacgtcactgctctctgattggccaacatgttgtaacctctccggctcgccaaagagggtagtatttttgccctgtttggcaagcggctctccaaacaggacaaaaaaagatgcctgttcggcgagcggcttgccaaatagacccggccgcTATTATATTATCATACTTGATCATACATAACAGGCCTATTCAAGTACAATTTCTCTGATTCTGCCATCGCCATTTTTGTCTTGACCTTACTCATGTCATCACCATATGCCGCAGTCTTCTGAAGGCGTCACCCAGAGGGGACATATCAGTCTTGTCATTACCGCAAGATTAGTCCTGACTGCCAATACTCAAAGTGAACTATAAATCCCCGGGAAGGAGCCGTCGCCGGAGGCATATTTGTTAATAAACCGAGTATGTTATATATGTTCGACTTGATAAACAGGAAGGTTATATTATTCGCTCTTTTGGCGGTGAACGAAGCGCACTGAGGGTATATGACTCGACAGACGTTGATGCGTGTGCTCTCACCATACATGAGGTTGTACTGCTAAAAAATGCTCAGGGATGTTGAACACTGTTAATGATATTGCTTGCGTAGTCGTGTCTTTTTGGTTACAGCTGTGCATCTGTAGACTTTGTAGGTGAATCCAAACAGAACACTGTACCAAAGCGTCTTCTTTCCTGTGGGGAAATTCAAGGTCGGAAGGAGGTATAAATATTCACTTTGGGCCAAATACGACATAGCATCACCAAGATCATGGGACATTTGCAAGTAATTCTTTAAAGCTTTTGAAGGGGGGTATGCTAAATAGCAATAATACCTTACCGGTTATATTACCATTCGCTATTTACAAGTAGTTCAAAAGCAATAATGAAAAATGCTGCTGTGGAACCAGGGCACTTCAAAATGAGGTATCACGTTGGGAAATAGTATCGATTTACCTCTTGACGAGAATATTAGAACGACACAATCAGCTGACACGCGGACACCAGAGTACACTATTGACAACGTATTTTATTGAAGGGGTGTGAACTTTGTACAGTACTCAAATAAGCTATGCCGCGTTGCCATGCACCGGTGTAGTATAGAAAATGTCACCGTGGAGAAAGTGTCCAGCCCTATtgcattctgacggattatggtatggttctatagaggcaatgacagTCAATAGCTTAGAGGTTAAAGCGcatgatagaatcctttgttccccggacatctcattttgggacatttcaaacatcTGCAACAGAATCAAAATGAAAGAGTGTTGCCTACTTCTATAGTGTTGTCTACTTCTATTCTATTGTGTTCTCTCGATACACACGTAATCCGGCGCTAAACTGATACATGAACATTTGAGCCccgcgcaaacgagcgattaaaATCGCAGCGACCTGGGATTATAAtcgatactacatgtatgtgcgacATATATTTCGTCTGCGGTTAAAACCGGTAACTACCGAGTTTGATAGCGATCGGAAGTCGTTGCAATCACCTCAGTGCGATGACAACCCCGCGCAACGATTTCGTTACATGCGATCATgcaatcgcaggtcgcagctacatgtatttacaaaaatgtatacaTGATGTAAATAGCTCGTTAGCGGAGCGCCGCGCTTGCTCTTAATGAAGTAATTTTGTCTGCCACTTGTCATTTTGTCTCAAGATAACTTTTTGCGGTTAGCCGATGTCTTATGAATATAATCGATATCCTAAAAACTCCCATGAGTGAGATCGATGGCGTTTATGttgacataaaatccattagaTCTAACAACCACGGTAAGGATCTGGCCTCAAGGCAATGGAAAATTAGCAAGACGTCTCAATGAGAGAATTGTCAATCAATTGAAGGATCTCTTAACTTACATTAAAATGCCACTTACATCAGATATGAAGTATCAGAGGTTTCTTTCAATTTAAAAATCGATAACCGGAGATTTAAGGAGGTATATTTAGAAATGAAGATATCTTCCGCTTTTAGTCACGAACGCAAGTTTGGGAAGGTAATCGACAATGCTTTAGGCAAGTTGAATATAAAAACGTGTTTCCCGACCGGCAAACCTATTATCAAAATCGGGGCGGGAGTGGGGAACGTCttatttttttattgatattcgtatttttattttattgatattgatattcgCAGGTAAAAATATCTGTATCACCTACAAGAAGCATTCTGAACTATCAGAGGTACTTCGTCCGTAACTGGTCCGGTGCGGCGTAGTGCAGCCCAAAGCATGAGAGATGGACTCACTCCCATGAACGACGAAATCCCCTAAAATCGTGTTTCAtcccctgaacccgaactttaccaACTCAAATTACAAATGCATTAGACATCTTAAGCCAATTTAATTCAGTGGAATTCAGTTTGAAAAATCAAATTACTTCGTCGAATTCACGTAGTTGACCTTCTCTTTGGTATTGTAGTCAAAGTCGATCGATAGAGATgaattaccattttgattaAGTAGGCTATAGATGTAGACGCATGCTGATTTTGCGGCTTCCTCGAATTCATGAAACGGAACGGAATGAACGGAATATGATGAAAATTATGTCTCAAACCGTCGCAAAGATCTTTACCAGTTCAAGGAGGGAATACGTGTAGCACGAAGTCATGAAATAGTTTCTTTGGTGAGGGCGTCAGAGATACACAACCCATGATAAATGCATGCCAGAGCAGCTCTCAAGCAATATTGTAAGGGGAAATAAATTAATGATTTTACCTGACAAATAGTTTCCAATATTTTATGTCTGGACGTGAAATATTTACTTATTATCATAAGGGTCTGTcaggcattatctccagctacTAACTCCCtcaaattgaaaaacatttagCGATGATAAAGCATGTTTTCTGTCACGTTTCGTTATATTCCATCAATTCGATGAAGCCAAATTTTGCCAGTGCTGCCGCCAGAGTGGCGCCGTCAAGACCTCTGCTCGAAATTAAAGCCATTCTCTGTCACATCGACCTGTACTTCTATCGTCATGAAAGTCGTAGAAAATAACAAATATCACATTTAGCACTGGGCACTTCTCTGTGTTTGCGAGTCATCTTTTATCAAACACTTTCCGTCTTGTCATTGGTCTCAAATCCCGTGTCGTCAACACAATCTTACCCCAATTGCGTATCAGCAATTCCAAACGGACCAACTTGCTTCTTATATATTCGATACTCAGTGAACGTGGCAAGCAAATACATGCCGTAGTACACCGTCCACACTACCGCGCCGATGAACAGCACTGCAACGGAAAACCCCGTGGCCATTCCTGGCTCGTTGAGAAAATCTATGACGGGGTAGATGATACGTTGGCCTTGTTGGTTCGTTCCTCCCGATACGAGGTAGATTGCTGCGAAGATGACGTATATTAGTACGTAGACAACACCATGGTAGAAATGGTACCATCGGACGGGGATCTTGCCAAGCCAGACGTCAAGGCAGAAGTAGAGCGCGTTGAGGCCGTGGGCGACCACATTAAGCCAATGCACCGTAGGCCCTGAAAAAATGACAGAGTTCATGACGAACCTGGTTCCCGGGAAATGAATGCAATCCAGTACCTTTTTCAGCGCCCCTTATTCGCGGTGACCGATAAAAAAAGATGGCAGAGCCTAGCATGTTCTCTAGAAAACACAGAACGGACTCCCAtctttgaaattggcattcgtTTGGTTTTTAAAGAGTtacaattgctttaggatttcatgtTCTAGCCGCCAAAATGCTGGCGCCATTTACTTTGCATTTTCCTCACCTTGGTAGAGCAATGCCCAGTATAATATGGTGATAGTCGTGGAGCTAAGTGCGGCAGCGTTATGGATGACCCACGTGAACGCAATGAATCTGCTCCATTTCTTACCAAGGTGACCTGTTAAAGCGAGGATAGTCATCATATTTTAATCGAAAGTATTCGTAACTTCTACATGTATGACACAAATAAAGTAAAATAACATGAAAATTCGGTGTTACAAATGTCTTGGTGTTTTCATTCCTCGGTGTTTGCCGGTTGTTTGAAAACATGAATCAAACAGATAGACAGTTTTTTCGTGCTTGATCCTGACACCTTCTCCTAAACCTGTTTCtgtcacaggtacatgtacgttAAAAATCGACTATTCTAGGAATAGACGAAAGGAGAACTTGACTTTTAACGCATCTAACAATTGTCTTTCAAAGAGAAAACTGAGCGAGTTAAGGTCGTGTAACTTTTCGTCTAGGCCGGGGCAAGAAAAAGACCcaatcaagtgagaaacaaTGAGAGTAGCTTGCGATGGACTCTAACTTTGGCCGAAGACTGTGTGACTGAGGGCCAATAAATCCAATTAACGCCTACACTCAGCCTGCCTTGGAGAATTAAAACTCTGTACATGTGTTCTCCCATGAGAATAACACATCCAAGTGCaaagcgaacgctgaagaagaattcGAACTGAAAATGCAAGAGGAAGACTAAAAACGAAGAGAAGGCAGACAGACGCTTCCACTTTACTTACCTGTCTTCGTGAAGAGGGTCACGAAAAAAGACAACAGTATGCTGGTTGTGGTTAGGATGAGTGTCCAGTTCGTCAGGTAGATGACCAAGTATTTACCGGACAACACCGCTAGGTAAATCAAACAGGCCAGGAAGAACAGCGCCCAGACGAGGCGGTGGAGGAGGAGTACTATGTCTGGGCAGCCTACCCACTGAAACAAAGAAGACAACAACACCTTATAGTGTGTTTTTCAGGACTGGATAACAATTTTGAAAGTAGCTGTACTTGATGGTAAACAAGCTGGTTTCTTACCTCTGCTAAAAGGCAAGCGGGACTAGGCGCATGGGACTCCTTTTCTACCGAATTGCCGCCACTGAATGCAGGCATAGgtaagaaggcagtttgtattCAATTGCAGTAGAAGCACCGCATTTTTAAAAGGcaccctcgtgactgacaagTCCTACTAGATACGTCAAGTTGagtggaaataaccaatttgagTCCAAAAGTAGTATCCTTAACCGAGAGGGTGACCTTAATGAAGAGGATGACCTTTAGAGAGGTTCCGCTGAGGGTGGTTCCACTGATCCTACATTCAAAATAAGCTG of Lineus longissimus chromosome 9, tnLinLong1.2, whole genome shotgun sequence contains these proteins:
- the LOC135493981 gene encoding protein rolling stone-like, whose amino-acid sequence is MSTCRAFRAKEFKCSNWGCVHPNPEYFGKPRWVGCPDIVLLLHRLVWALFFLACLIYLAVLSGKYLVIYLTNWTLILTTTSILLSFFVTLFTKTGHLGKKWSRFIAFTWVIHNAAALSSTTITILYWALLYQGPTVHWLNVVAHGLNALYFCLDVWLGKIPVRWYHFYHGVVYVLIYVIFAAIYLVSGGTNQQGQRIIYPVIDFLNEPGMATGFSVAVLFIGAVVWTVYYGMYLLATFTEYRIYKKQVGPFGIADTQLG